One region of Synechococcus elongatus PCC 11801 genomic DNA includes:
- a CDS encoding hemolysin family protein yields the protein MSAIIAEIFFILVLVVANGVFSGSEISVVSSRRVRLEQIAKQGNRSANAAISLINSPNDFLSAVQIGITLIGILSGAVGGATIAQRIKPIFESIPSLKSYSEGLSVVVVVTVITYLSLVVGELAPKRIALGNPEKFACAIARPMKLLARITAPIVHILGTSTDALLKVMGVQASDEPEMTEEEIKVLIRQGAQSGLFEETEHKMLERVFQLGDRPIRAMMTPRTEIDWLDMESSLEENIELIMSSSHSRFPVGQGSLDDCVGIIRGKNLLAAKLADQSVNIETIVQPPLYVAENTRVLNVISQFKNTGVHIALVTDEYGGVEGLVTLSDLMEAIVGSLPSAEHHEEPLVVQREDGSWLLDGFLDIHDFKNLVNREQLPEEETSKFHTLGGFVLNHLGRVPETGETFTWENLRFEVVDMDGVRIDKILMIIVDKSA from the coding sequence ATGTCAGCAATAATAGCTGAAATATTCTTTATCCTAGTTCTAGTTGTCGCTAATGGAGTCTTTTCTGGCTCGGAAATCTCTGTTGTTTCCTCTCGAAGAGTTCGCTTAGAGCAAATTGCGAAGCAAGGTAATCGTAGTGCCAATGCTGCAATTAGTCTTATCAATTCTCCAAATGACTTTCTGTCAGCTGTACAGATTGGGATTACGTTAATCGGCATTTTAAGTGGTGCTGTTGGTGGAGCAACTATTGCTCAAAGAATCAAACCCATCTTTGAGAGTATCCCTTCTTTGAAGTCTTATAGCGAAGGGCTTAGCGTTGTTGTCGTTGTCACGGTCATCACCTATCTTTCACTGGTCGTTGGAGAACTCGCTCCCAAACGCATTGCTCTGGGTAATCCTGAGAAATTTGCCTGCGCGATCGCTAGGCCAATGAAACTTCTGGCTCGCATCACGGCACCAATTGTCCATATCTTGGGTACCTCAACCGATGCACTCCTTAAAGTTATGGGAGTTCAGGCTTCTGATGAACCTGAGATGACGGAAGAAGAGATTAAAGTTCTGATTCGACAAGGGGCACAGTCAGGCTTATTTGAAGAAACAGAACATAAAATGCTAGAGCGAGTCTTTCAGCTAGGCGATCGCCCCATTAGAGCGATGATGACTCCTCGCACTGAGATCGACTGGCTAGATATGGAGTCTTCTTTAGAAGAAAATATAGAATTAATTATGTCGAGCAGTCACTCTCGCTTCCCTGTCGGACAGGGTAGTTTAGACGACTGTGTTGGAATTATCCGAGGGAAGAACTTATTAGCGGCAAAACTAGCTGATCAATCTGTCAATATCGAAACGATTGTGCAGCCGCCTCTCTATGTTGCAGAGAATACTCGAGTCTTGAACGTCATCAGCCAATTTAAAAATACAGGAGTCCATATTGCTCTTGTGACTGATGAATATGGTGGGGTGGAAGGACTGGTAACCCTCAGTGACTTAATGGAGGCAATCGTTGGCTCTCTTCCCTCTGCTGAGCATCATGAGGAGCCCCTAGTTGTTCAACGAGAAGATGGATCTTGGCTGCTCGATGGATTTCTGGATATTCATGATTTTAAGAATTTAGTCAATCGTGAGCAATTACCAGAAGAAGAGACAAGTAAGTTTCATACTTTAGGTGGATTTGTCCTGAATCATCTAGGACGAGTTCCGGAGACTGGCGAGACTTTTACTTGGGAAAACTTGAGATTCGAAGTAGTTGATATGGATGGAGTTCGAATTGATAAAATTCTCATGATAATTGTTGATAAATCTGCATGA
- a CDS encoding class I SAM-dependent methyltransferase has translation MAIADPWQDRWQTVARRYSREYRREDQPLPDDLESLAIVQTWRAGHLQNQIASPFWELVQPSKGQTWLDLGCGLSFLVYPWRDWQASFSGQDICPEACEILRQRGPQLNSKLFKGCRLAPAHQLDYSDRSFDGAIATGVSAYYPLDYWAEVLTAVQKVLKPGGHFLFDVVNPEAAIAEDWAILETYLGAPVELIDLDQWRQLCRDRGARIRAELPGPLFHLLRIDWPKA, from the coding sequence ATGGCGATCGCAGATCCTTGGCAAGACCGCTGGCAGACCGTTGCTCGTCGCTACAGCCGCGAGTATCGGCGCGAAGACCAACCGCTCCCGGATGACCTCGAGTCGTTGGCGATCGTCCAAACCTGGCGCGCGGGTCATCTCCAGAACCAGATTGCTTCTCCCTTCTGGGAACTGGTGCAACCCAGCAAAGGCCAAACTTGGCTGGATTTAGGCTGTGGCCTCAGCTTTTTGGTCTATCCTTGGCGCGATTGGCAGGCTAGCTTTTCAGGACAAGATATTTGCCCCGAAGCTTGCGAAATCCTGCGGCAGCGGGGGCCTCAGCTCAACTCCAAACTGTTCAAGGGCTGCCGCCTCGCCCCTGCCCACCAACTCGACTACTCTGATCGCAGCTTCGATGGCGCGATTGCCACGGGAGTCAGTGCCTACTATCCGCTCGACTACTGGGCTGAAGTCCTGACCGCAGTCCAAAAGGTGCTCAAGCCGGGTGGTCATTTCCTGTTTGATGTTGTGAATCCGGAAGCAGCGATCGCTGAAGACTGGGCCATTCTTGAGACCTATCTTGGGGCACCCGTGGAATTAATTGATCTTGACCAATGGCGACAACTCTGCCGCGATCGCGGAGCCCGCATCCGGGCAGAACTCCCTGGTCCTCTCTTCCATCTGCTGCGCATTGATTGGCCGAAAGCCTAA
- a CDS encoding mannose-1-phosphate guanyltransferase, translating into MRAVLLAGGLGTRLRPLTCDRPKPMVPILNRPIAAHILQLLQRHGYQEILATLYYHPETIQQYFQQGQDWGVDLRYVLEADRPLGTAGSVKNLAGQLRETFLVASGDCLSDFDLTAALAWHRQQQAIATVILATVDQPLEFGCVVCDRQQRIIRLIEKPDASELISDTVNSGFYILEPEALDYLPLDEPSDFATHLLPRLLAAGEVVTGYVDQGYWCDIGNRQAYQRAQLDALLGRVQLQADHVEWQPGIYVGEGSTIASSAQLEPPLWIGRHCQIGEEVQLKAGTVIGDESRVEAGACLDRAVIWNRVQIGQRSHLEGCVLADGVRLERHVQIHEGAVIGSGCRLQEEAQVQAEVRIWPRKQVEAGAIVNLNLIWATSARRRLFSDGGVRGIANVDITPEFAVKLGVAYGSTLPPGSSVTVSRDQRSISQMVTRSLIAGLMSAGITIRNLEAAAVPIARSMLARLPVVGGIHVRLDPLWPTHVLIEFLDREGLTVDRALERRIEAAFFQEDLRRVPMQDLGTMITVSETLPLYRQLFCDRLDRDLLLRSPNRIVIDYAYAVSGAVLPLLLSEFGCDAVVLNASLRQQPPTEIERQSLLAQMGQVVSAIKANCGVQVAANGERFTLVDEQGVALDQEQLTVLMAEICWLRRPGGTVVVPMTSSSAVEQAAWRYQGRVHRCRPTPTALMAACRNLPDVILGGSGELGFIFPELHAGFDAMFGIARLMEGLDRQSRSLSQWVESLPSIAHRHLTLSCPRNLLGTLMRQLLESHHPDRLNFQEGLRIHGDRSDQWLLVLPDASYPLIHLYANAQDHHWVEQTLGSYQQRIEQFVATIQSP; encoded by the coding sequence ATGCGTGCTGTTTTACTGGCGGGTGGATTGGGAACGCGGTTGCGGCCTTTGACCTGCGATCGCCCCAAACCGATGGTGCCGATCCTCAATCGCCCGATCGCGGCCCACATTCTGCAGTTACTCCAACGTCACGGCTATCAAGAAATTCTGGCGACCCTCTACTATCATCCCGAGACGATTCAGCAGTATTTTCAGCAAGGTCAGGACTGGGGGGTTGACCTGCGCTACGTCCTCGAGGCCGATCGCCCCTTGGGAACAGCAGGCAGTGTTAAAAATCTGGCCGGTCAGCTGCGAGAAACCTTTTTGGTTGCCAGTGGCGACTGCCTGAGCGACTTTGACCTAACGGCGGCCTTGGCTTGGCATCGACAGCAGCAGGCCATTGCCACGGTGATTTTGGCGACGGTCGATCAGCCGCTGGAATTTGGCTGCGTTGTCTGCGATCGCCAGCAACGGATCATTCGTCTGATTGAAAAACCGGACGCTAGCGAATTAATCTCCGACACCGTCAACAGTGGCTTCTACATCCTGGAGCCCGAGGCCTTGGATTATCTGCCGCTGGATGAGCCCTCGGACTTTGCGACCCATCTTCTGCCCCGCTTGCTCGCGGCTGGAGAAGTGGTGACAGGCTACGTGGATCAGGGCTACTGGTGCGACATCGGCAATCGGCAGGCCTATCAGCGAGCGCAACTGGATGCCTTGCTAGGGCGGGTACAACTGCAAGCCGATCATGTGGAATGGCAGCCCGGCATCTATGTGGGGGAAGGCAGCACGATCGCGAGTAGTGCGCAGCTCGAACCGCCGCTCTGGATTGGTCGCCACTGTCAGATTGGCGAAGAGGTTCAGCTCAAAGCGGGTACCGTCATTGGCGATGAAAGCCGAGTCGAGGCCGGTGCTTGCCTCGATCGCGCGGTCATTTGGAATCGGGTTCAAATTGGGCAGCGATCGCACTTAGAGGGCTGTGTGCTGGCGGATGGGGTGCGGCTGGAACGCCATGTGCAAATTCACGAGGGCGCGGTCATTGGCAGCGGCTGTCGTCTTCAAGAAGAAGCGCAAGTGCAGGCCGAAGTGCGGATTTGGCCGCGCAAACAAGTTGAAGCTGGGGCGATCGTCAACCTCAATCTAATTTGGGCGACCAGTGCCCGCCGTCGCCTATTTAGTGATGGGGGCGTGCGCGGCATCGCCAACGTCGATATCACGCCGGAGTTTGCCGTCAAGCTCGGAGTCGCCTACGGCTCAACCCTGCCGCCCGGTAGCAGTGTCACGGTCTCGCGGGACCAGCGCAGTATTTCGCAAATGGTGACGCGATCGCTGATCGCTGGCTTGATGTCCGCAGGCATCACGATTCGGAATCTCGAAGCCGCAGCGGTGCCGATCGCCCGTTCGATGCTGGCGCGGCTGCCGGTGGTGGGCGGCATTCACGTCCGTCTCGATCCCCTCTGGCCCACCCATGTCCTGATCGAGTTTTTGGATCGCGAGGGCTTGACCGTCGATCGCGCTTTGGAGCGGCGGATTGAAGCTGCCTTCTTCCAAGAGGATCTGCGCCGCGTCCCGATGCAGGATCTGGGCACGATGATTACTGTCAGCGAAACCCTGCCGCTCTACCGCCAACTCTTTTGCGATCGCCTCGATCGGGATTTACTGCTGCGATCGCCCAACCGCATCGTGATCGACTACGCCTATGCCGTATCGGGAGCCGTGCTGCCGTTGCTGCTGAGTGAATTTGGCTGTGATGCCGTAGTGCTCAATGCCAGCCTGCGTCAGCAACCGCCCACAGAGATCGAACGCCAGTCCCTGCTGGCCCAGATGGGGCAAGTCGTCAGCGCGATTAAAGCGAACTGTGGCGTACAAGTGGCAGCCAATGGTGAGCGTTTCACGCTGGTGGATGAGCAGGGCGTGGCGCTGGACCAAGAGCAGTTGACGGTTTTGATGGCAGAAATTTGCTGGTTGCGGCGGCCCGGGGGCACCGTGGTGGTGCCAATGACCAGCTCCAGCGCTGTGGAACAAGCAGCTTGGCGCTATCAGGGGCGGGTTCATCGCTGCCGACCCACACCAACGGCGTTGATGGCTGCCTGCCGCAATCTACCGGACGTCATCCTCGGCGGCAGCGGCGAGTTGGGCTTTATTTTCCCAGAGCTGCACGCCGGTTTTGATGCCATGTTTGGCATTGCTCGCCTCATGGAAGGGCTCGATCGCCAGTCGCGATCGCTGTCCCAGTGGGTAGAGTCGCTGCCGAGTATTGCCCATCGCCACCTAACCCTGAGCTGCCCGCGCAATCTGTTAGGAACGCTGATGCGGCAACTCCTCGAAAGCCATCATCCCGATCGCCTCAATTTCCAGGAAGGCTTGCGGATTCATGGCGATCGCAGTGATCAATGGCTGCTCGTCCTGCCAGATGCCAGTTACCCGCTGATTCATCTCTATGCCAATGCCCAAGACCATCACTGGGTCGAACAAACACTGGGGAGTTATCAACAGCGGATCGAGCAGTTTGTCGCAACCATTCAGAGCCCGTAA